In Ignavibacteriales bacterium, the following are encoded in one genomic region:
- a CDS encoding 30S ribosomal protein S12: MPTINQLVRKGRNPKQYKSKSPAMDSCPQKRGVCTRVYTTTPKKPNSALRKVARVRLTNQIEVTAYIPGEGHNLQEHSIVLIRGGRVKDLPGVRYHIIRGAMDTAGVENRKKARSKYGAKRAKQG, encoded by the coding sequence TTGCCGACAATTAATCAATTAGTACGTAAGGGCAGGAACCCAAAGCAGTACAAAAGTAAATCTCCTGCGATGGATTCATGTCCACAAAAAAGAGGTGTTTGCACGAGAGTATACACAACGACTCCAAAGAAACCAAACTCTGCATTGAGAAAGGTTGCGAGGGTTCGTTTAACGAACCAGATAGAAGTTACAGCATACATTCCGGGTGAAGGACACAACCTGCAAGAGCACTCCATCGTTTTGATCAGAGGTGGCAGGGTAAAGGATCTTCCGGGTGTAAGGTATCACATCATCAGAGGCGCGATGGATACAGCCGGAGTTGAGAACAGAAAGAAAGCCCGTTCAAAGTACGGCGCAAAGAGAGCTAAACAAGGCTAA
- the rpsG gene encoding 30S ribosomal protein S7, which yields MRRRRPERRRRNPDPRYHDTMVSRFVNSIMIDGKRMKAQKIMYDAFDIIEKKTKSSPLDTFKQAINNVQPSIEVRSRRVGGSNYQIPSEVRPDRRVALAIKWLLTYSKQRGEKSMALRLANELMAASVGEGNSVKKKEDTHRMAEANKAFAHYKW from the coding sequence ATGAGAAGAAGAAGACCGGAAAGAAGAAGAAGAAACCCAGACCCGAGATATCATGACACAATGGTATCGAGGTTTGTAAACAGTATAATGATAGACGGTAAGAGAATGAAGGCTCAGAAGATCATGTATGATGCATTCGACATTATCGAAAAGAAAACCAAATCGAGTCCGCTGGATACATTCAAGCAGGCAATAAATAATGTTCAGCCGAGCATCGAGGTAAGGTCAAGAAGGGTCGGAGGATCTAACTACCAGATCCCTTCGGAAGTAAGACCTGACAGAAGGGTTGCTCTTGCTATCAAGTGGCTTTTGACATATTCAAAGCAAAGAGGCGAGAAGTCGATGGCTTTAAGGCTTGCTAACGAACTTATGGCGGCTTCGGTCGGAGAAGGAAACTCAGTTAAGAAAAAAGAAGATACACATAGAATGGCAGAAGCCAACAAGGCATTTGCACATTACAAATGGTAA
- the fusA gene encoding elongation factor G — protein MADRNTPLDKIRNIGIMAHIDAGKTTTTERILYYTGRLHRMGEVHEGGATMDWMEQEKERGITITSAATTCEWEGHRINIIDTPGHVDFTAEVERSLRVLDGAVALFCSVGGVEPQSETVWRQADKYNVPRLAFVNKMDRTGADFYHVVQMMKDRLKANAVPIQIPVGQGDMFAGIIDLIRMKARMYNDETLGATYEDVDIPDSLIDKANEYRQNLLEAVSDIDDTLLEKFLEGQEITEDEIKNVLREATIQVKIIPVMCGSAFKNKGVQSMLDKVVELLPSPNDIGEIEGHHAHTDDHIVRKINENEKFTALAFKIMTDPFVGRLTFFRVYSGKAAAGSYVYNSVSEKKERFGRLLQMHANHREEIKEVYCGDIASAVGLKHTRTGDTLCDESDPIILEKISFPEPVIQIAIEPKTKADSDKLGESLAKLSDEDPTFRVSTDEETGQTLIAGMGELHLEIIVDRLKREFKVEANVGRPQVAYKETIRGKVQQEGKFVRQSGGRGQFGHVWIELEPNEKGKGYIFEDAIVGGSIPREYIQPVSQGIQEAMKNGVLAGYPVEDIKVKLYDGSYHDVDSSEMAFKIAGSMAFKAGALKANPVLLEPIMEVEVVTPEEYMGDVMGDLSSRRGRVEGMSQRSDAQVIKALVPLSEMFGYATELRSMSQGRAMYSMQFSHYDETPKSVSEQIIEKYKGKKEAVTA, from the coding sequence ATGGCAGACAGGAATACTCCATTAGATAAAATAAGAAACATCGGTATCATGGCTCACATCGATGCCGGTAAGACGACTACGACTGAAAGGATACTTTACTATACAGGTAGGCTTCATAGAATGGGTGAAGTACACGAAGGCGGTGCTACTATGGACTGGATGGAACAGGAAAAGGAAAGAGGTATTACCATTACTTCAGCGGCAACAACATGTGAGTGGGAAGGTCATAGGATAAACATTATTGATACACCCGGACACGTAGATTTCACTGCTGAGGTTGAGAGGTCACTTAGAGTTCTCGACGGCGCGGTAGCATTATTCTGTTCAGTAGGCGGTGTAGAACCCCAGTCGGAAACAGTTTGGAGACAGGCAGATAAGTATAATGTGCCTAGACTTGCATTTGTAAATAAGATGGACAGGACAGGCGCTGATTTTTATCATGTTGTGCAGATGATGAAGGACAGGCTCAAAGCCAATGCAGTGCCGATCCAGATTCCGGTTGGTCAAGGCGACATGTTCGCAGGTATTATCGACCTGATCAGGATGAAGGCAAGGATGTATAATGATGAGACACTGGGTGCTACTTATGAAGACGTCGATATTCCGGATTCATTAATAGACAAAGCTAACGAATACAGGCAAAATCTGCTCGAGGCAGTATCCGATATAGATGATACGCTCCTCGAAAAATTCCTCGAAGGGCAGGAGATAACCGAAGACGAAATTAAAAATGTATTGAGGGAAGCAACAATACAGGTGAAGATTATTCCTGTAATGTGTGGATCCGCATTTAAGAATAAGGGTGTACAGAGCATGCTTGATAAGGTAGTAGAACTTCTTCCTTCACCGAACGATATCGGCGAGATAGAGGGACACCATGCTCACACGGATGACCATATTGTCAGAAAGATAAATGAAAATGAAAAGTTCACGGCGCTTGCATTTAAGATAATGACCGACCCGTTTGTAGGAAGGCTTACATTCTTTAGGGTTTATTCAGGTAAGGCGGCAGCCGGAAGCTATGTTTATAATTCCGTTTCCGAAAAGAAGGAAAGGTTCGGAAGGCTTCTCCAGATGCACGCTAATCACAGGGAAGAGATCAAGGAAGTTTACTGCGGTGATATCGCATCCGCGGTAGGATTGAAACATACGAGAACTGGTGATACTCTATGTGATGAGTCAGATCCGATCATTCTCGAAAAGATATCCTTCCCGGAACCGGTTATCCAGATCGCGATCGAACCTAAGACGAAAGCAGATTCTGATAAGCTTGGTGAGTCTCTTGCGAAACTTTCCGATGAGGATCCGACGTTTAGAGTAAGCACGGATGAAGAGACAGGACAGACACTAATAGCAGGTATGGGTGAACTTCACCTCGAGATCATTGTAGACAGGTTAAAGAGGGAATTTAAAGTAGAGGCAAATGTTGGGCGTCCGCAGGTAGCTTATAAAGAGACTATCAGGGGCAAAGTTCAGCAAGAAGGCAAATTCGTCAGACAGTCCGGAGGTAGAGGGCAGTTTGGACACGTGTGGATCGAGCTCGAGCCGAATGAAAAAGGAAAAGGATATATATTCGAAGACGCTATTGTCGGCGGATCTATTCCGAGAGAATATATACAGCCTGTTTCACAGGGTATTCAGGAAGCAATGAAGAACGGTGTGCTTGCAGGTTATCCTGTAGAGGACATTAAGGTGAAATTATACGACGGTTCATACCACGATGTTGACTCATCGGAAATGGCGTTTAAGATCGCCGGTTCGATGGCTTTCAAAGCAGGAGCTTTAAAAGCAAACCCGGTACTTCTTGAGCCTATCATGGAAGTCGAAGTGGTAACGCCGGAAGAATACATGGGTGATGTTATGGGTGATTTGAGTTCGAGAAGAGGACGAGTCGAAGGTATGTCACAAAGAAGCGATGCGCAGGTCATCAAGGCGCTGGTACCGCTTTCAGAGATGTTTGGTTACGCGACGGAATTAAGGTCTATGTCACAGGGAAGAGCAATGTACAGCATGCAGTTCTCCCATTATGATGAGACACCGAAGAGTGTATCCGAGCAGATCATTGAGAAGTACAAAGGAAAGAAAGAAGCAGTTACGGCTTAA
- the tuf gene encoding elongation factor Tu yields the protein MAKEKYDVSKPHVNIGTIGHVDHGKTTLTAAINMALAKKGLNKKVMKFDDIDKAPEEKARGITIATAHVEYETDKRHYAHVDCPGHADYVKNMITGAAQMDGAILVVAATDGPMPQTREHILLARQVGVPKIVVFLNKVDAADPELLELVEMEVRELLTSYGFPGDEIPVIKGSALKAMEAAVDESAPADDERFKPIYELMDAVDDYIPEPTREVDKNFLMSVEDVFSITGRGTVATGRIERGKVKVGEEVELIGLGQNKKTVVTGAEMFNKELDEAVAGYNCGLLLRGVDKNEIERGMVLAKPGSITPHKKFQAQVYILSKEEGGRHTPFTNNYRPQFYFRTTDVTGVITLPENVQMVMPGDNVEQINVELIAPIAMEDGLKFAIREGGRTVGAGIVTKIIE from the coding sequence ATGGCAAAAGAAAAATATGATGTTTCGAAGCCGCACGTAAATATTGGTACGATAGGACACGTTGACCATGGAAAGACGACTTTGACAGCCGCTATCAATATGGCACTGGCAAAAAAGGGGCTTAACAAAAAGGTAATGAAATTTGATGATATCGATAAAGCTCCTGAAGAAAAGGCGAGAGGTATTACCATTGCAACTGCACACGTTGAATATGAAACAGATAAGAGACACTATGCGCACGTTGACTGTCCGGGTCACGCTGACTATGTGAAGAACATGATCACAGGTGCTGCGCAGATGGACGGTGCTATTCTCGTAGTAGCTGCAACTGACGGTCCTATGCCGCAAACAAGAGAGCACATCCTTCTTGCTAGGCAGGTAGGTGTTCCGAAAATCGTTGTATTCCTGAACAAAGTGGATGCAGCAGACCCTGAACTTCTTGAGCTTGTTGAAATGGAAGTTAGAGAGCTCTTAACAAGCTACGGATTCCCTGGAGATGAAATTCCGGTGATCAAAGGAAGTGCATTAAAGGCTATGGAAGCTGCAGTAGATGAAAGTGCTCCAGCCGATGACGAAAGGTTCAAGCCGATCTATGAGCTTATGGATGCAGTTGATGATTATATTCCTGAGCCAACAAGAGAAGTTGACAAAAACTTCCTTATGTCAGTTGAAGACGTATTCTCTATCACAGGTAGAGGTACAGTGGCAACAGGTAGAATTGAAAGAGGAAAAGTCAAAGTCGGTGAGGAAGTTGAGCTTATCGGTTTAGGACAAAACAAAAAGACTGTAGTTACAGGTGCGGAAATGTTCAACAAAGAACTCGATGAAGCAGTAGCAGGTTATAACTGCGGACTTCTTCTCAGAGGTGTTGATAAGAATGAAATCGAGAGAGGTATGGTTCTTGCAAAACCGGGTTCCATTACTCCTCATAAGAAATTCCAGGCACAGGTTTATATCCTGTCAAAGGAAGAAGGTGGAAGACATACGCCGTTTACAAATAACTACAGACCACAGTTTTATTTCAGAACTACTGACGTGACAGGTGTTATTACTCTGCCTGAAAACGTACAGATGGTTATGCCAGGCGATAACGTTGAGCAGATCAATGTTGAGCTTATTGCACCTATAGCGATGGAAGACGGATTAAAGTTCGCTATCAGGGAAGGCGGAAGAACTGTTGGAGCAGGTATCGTTACAAAAATCATTGAATAA